The DNA region TACAGTTTTAGACATTAAGTGCATATTGATATGAGCTGAAGATCTTGTATCAGTGTGTAAATGTCCCTTCCACACTGCAGCTAGtgattatttttgataaatctgttttttaaaaatggcttgAAAACTGATCCTCAAGCCCAAGGTGACGTCTTCAAACGTCTTTTGTCCAAAACATTTAAGATATgaagttttcacatttcagaagcttgaaattattctcatttttgtttgaaaaacaagtctattttcaacattttattacaGAGCTCACAGAGCATGACACCACATACCCTGTGGTATGTACCGACCATCTTTGTCTTGTCATATGAGtgttggaaaaacacacaccctcGATCACGtgatctctctttctctacttCATAGTGTCAAAACAGCATTTATCATGTAAGTCGATCGGTTAAATCTTATAAAACAACTAGAAACCAATGTAAATATGTAACTGAGTGATGTGTCCACATACTGTGTTTGCGCCCCTGCAGGAATCTGCTGAGACCTTTGAAGCAGGAATGCAGAGTTGCAGGAGTCTAAACAAAAAGGTTTTAGTGTGTGTGGAAAAGCTTTAACAGTACAAAGTGAGATATGTCTCACTTCAGGGAAACAACTCTCTTAAACTGTTTTGTTGAACCTCAAATTAGAGCTAAACATGTTGAAACAAAGTTAATTTAACCCTTTTGATACCACATATGATGCCGTTTTAATACCTGTTTCACCATCATACCAGCCAAAGTATGAAAGCAACTGAAACACCAACAAACCCACAGATACTGAAGTGTGATGGGGCAAAAACACAGTTAGTtgcacattttaatttattgacGAACCTCAAAATGTAGTTATACAAGTAGAAATTAttgctttaaaaacaccaacaagaTATATACACGTGTAGAGCTTGTGTCATGCATGATAAAACATGCCAAGTGTTGCCCATTTTAGATCTGGACAAAAAACTAtgacaaattgaaaaaaataactaaaatctCTCAATGAAATCAAATACCACACAGAAAGGGCATTAAATAAGAGTTATAATAtcaaagacataaaacaaatattaactTATTCACAAAATTAGAAACACAGTAACTTAGACAGCTGAAACCTTCTAGGTCTCCACCACAGGGGACCCTCCCAGCTTTCCACACagtagaattaaaaaaacaaatttcattTTATACCTGAGAGAAGAAGGAAtgagcttaaaaaaaacactagcACTCTGTGCTCCGAGTGTTCCCCGACTCAGACGTGTATGTGTTGCTCTTCTTGGAGAACTTCAGGGCGCTGAAGGAGACCCTCATCCTCTCCACTGTCCTCTCGCTCCTGCACAGGAACGTGTTCTTCACGTGCTCCCTGAAGTCCTCAGAGATGAAGTAGTAAAGAAAAGGGTCGAAGCAGCTGTTGAGGCTCGCCAAGCACAGGGTGGTGATGTAAAATCCGTACAAGTTGTTGGAGGCCTCACCCAAAAGGAGGATGTAGTGCACCAGCAGCATGATATTACTGGGGGTGAAGCACACTAAAAACATGACCAACACGGTGATGATCAAGACCACAGCCTTTCGTCGCCTCTTGGCGATGGCTGGGTCCGCCATGCTGTTCCTGAGCGCCTTGAGCATGCAGACGTAGGATATGATACACACGACGGTGGGAGCAACAAATCCCAGAGTTCCCATTGTCAGGAAGTAGCCCgctgctgttttcttctgaCCGGGCCTGGTGATGTCGTGGCAGGTGAGGATTTTGAGCTCTGCGACACGGACCTCCTGATCATACAGGTAGAGGGGGATCGTCAGCAGCCACACCACCACCCAGACTGTGATGGAGACGCCGACCGCTGTCCGGTTGTTCCTCTGGCGCTGGGAGAGCGGGTGGATCACAGCCCAGTAACGCTGGACACTTATGCAGGCGATGAAGGCGATGGAGCAGTACATGTTGCCGTAGAAAAAGGCCACCAGCACTTTGCACAGCGCCTGTCCGTAGATCCAGTGGTTGCCGTTGAAGTGGTACGCTATTTTCAAGGGGACCCAGATGACGAAGAGCAGGTCAGCCAGAGCCAAGTTGGCCATGTAGATTGAAGACGGGTGCTTCTTCTTGGTCCTGAACAGGAACACCCAGATTGCCATGAGGTTGGCGGGCAGCCCCACGACAAACACGATGATGTAGATGATCGGGAGGAAGACGGTCGTGAGGCGACTGCTCAGGACTCGCTTGGCTTGGGAGTTGAGCAGCACCCCATCGTTGGTCTCTGTACCAGAGAAGCCTCTGCTGTCTATGGAAACACATGAAAAGCAGAAGTTAACAGGGTAATATGCAGGAACACACTGAAATTTACCAACAGCTGATGTTCAAATACCAGTTGGACTCAGTGACTTTCAGTTTTGAGCTGTAATTAAGCCTTTGAGTTGGAGTCTTCTAGATTACAAAGATCCACTTGACATATTAATTTGTTATCTTGTGTAATCAAACTAATTCTGACAGATTAACccagaaaaacaggaggaaaagacCACCCAGCCTCGGCCTCACTTTTGTCCACTGGGACAATAAAAGATGGAGATAAACAGGTGGGTCCTTACCTGCTTCCTGCGACAGGCAagtctgcaggcagcagaaaaggaggagaagctgaagtCGTCGTGTTCTCAGAGTCATGACTGCAGGTAGAAGGTGAAAAACATAATGTGCTCAAATGTCCGCGGGTGTGTCTGTGCCGCTTCTTTTCGCCGCTGTCTCGACTGTCACGCCCCCCCCTCCTGTTTTTTTACACCTGAGTGACGTCACACAGTCAGGTGACCGCGCGCAGCCTGCCGGGACACACCTCAGGAGCTTGTCTGGTAACATCCAGCTAAGTAGACTTACTCAGAgagctttgttgtgtttgtatttcgCTTGAGTATTTTCTTATTACAGTTTTTCATCCGATTCCTATCAAGTAAAAAACATCCATCtccaaatgtgatgatttggaATCACTTCCTTTGTGGACTGAGGAAACACTCCTGTCTCTTATTTAAAACACCTCTCGGATCAGATGGAAAATGCATcttcacaaagctgaaaacaaacatatatagatagataattCCTCCACTACTGGTGATATCTATTAGGCCATCAAAAGACAATAGGAAATCATCGTCTTTTGTAATGAACTAGGCTGCTAACATGTCCTCTAAATGAAAAGTCTACAGTGGATAGACACAGTAGAGCAGATGAGGGCACTAATCTGGACTATGAGAGGGGCAATAGATGATAGTTATAAATAGAAGCTACAggcaaataaaaccacacaagGAGTTCCTCACTTGTATTAAAGTATGATACTTTGACCTACTTTTATTTCCCACTACATGGCCTTTGGCCTTTATGAGGAAGGCAGAACAGAAGCTACTTTTACACCTTGTGCATGTGACGGTatgcaggtgtgagtgtgtgggatgCTATATTAAAGTGTGtctctttgctgctgctgtttgtctgagCTGACGGAGCTTTTGAGGATCTTTGAGGATCATAAAAGCTTTAACAGATTAATCTTTGAGGAAAAAATGCAATTGCTCAAATCCAGCCACGGGTCCTTTGGTCCATATCCAATacaatgaagaaataaaatgctgaaacGTATACATAATCCTTAATCCTTAATGAAATGATAGtgataatgaataataaagcaGTATGTTATGtgagaggtaaaaaaaaagtggttgtAGAGAAATAAACAGTTTATTAGCTGAGACTGAAAGATTCAAAAAGCATTTATTCaatcacatacacaaacacaaagaaaagagcagtgGTTGAGGTCAGACTCAATCCTTCAGGTTACCCTTCATTAAGAGTCTCgtagcgccacctgctggaggaTAGAAGAACCTGGACACTGGTGTGAAAGGTGATAGCACTTCACATTCGccaccagcagagagcagcatgaAGCTAAGTGTGCTAAGGAGGTGTTATCGTTCACCTCATTACATTATTTCTTATCTCAGTCTACACTATCACAGTGATATGATACCTTATTTATGCAGAGAGCACATGAATATGTTCTTAAAGTACAAAGTAAGACATGATTGaaagatttatatatttttatgtttacataaaattacaaattataAAATAGTTTCCTTCTATTCAATATAAACTCATCTGATATGTACAGTGTGATAATAAAAGCCTCTCGGCAGCCTATCAGACCAGCAGTTTTTTGTATTGGCTGTCGAGGGTTTTTTGGAAAGAGTCCATTTTGGTAACAGGGGGGTTTATTTTGGAGCTTTCTGTGCGGCTGGATTTCAGAATGGATCTGCTGCTGGATCGGCATGAACCAGATGATGAAtgaccgctgctgctgcttcccgCCGTGATCTTCTGGCACCTCAGCGCGCTGGACAGTTGTCTCTGGCACTGGGATGATCCGAAGTAGTAGACCAGAGGATCCAGGACGCAGTTCAGACTCCCCACGCACATAAACACCAGATAGAGAGCGTA from Pempheris klunzingeri isolate RE-2024b chromosome 19, fPemKlu1.hap1, whole genome shotgun sequence includes:
- the f2rl1.1 gene encoding proteinase-activated receptor 2; its protein translation is MTLRTRRLQLLLLFCCLQTCLSQEADSRGFSGTETNDGVLLNSQAKRVLSSRLTTVFLPIIYIIVFVVGLPANLMAIWVFLFRTKKKHPSSIYMANLALADLLFVIWVPLKIAYHFNGNHWIYGQALCKVLVAFFYGNMYCSIAFIACISVQRYWAVIHPLSQRQRNNRTAVGVSITVWVVVWLLTIPLYLYDQEVRVAELKILTCHDITRPGQKKTAAGYFLTMGTLGFVAPTVVCIISYVCMLKALRNSMADPAIAKRRRKAVVLIITVLVMFLVCFTPSNIMLLVHYILLLGEASNNLYGFYITTLCLASLNSCFDPFLYYFISEDFREHVKNTFLCRSERTVERMRVSFSALKFSKKSNTYTSESGNTRSTEC